A single window of Pyrus communis chromosome 10, drPyrComm1.1, whole genome shotgun sequence DNA harbors:
- the LOC137748018 gene encoding NADP-dependent D-sorbitol-6-phosphate dehydrogenase-like, which translates to MQLWNSDHGHVVEACKDSLKKLRLDYLDLYPVHFPVATKHTGVGRTGSALDEDGVLEIDTTISLETTWHAREELVSMGLVRSIGNSNYDIFLTRDCLAYSKVKPAVNQTETHPYFQRESLVKFCQKHGICVTAHTPLGGAVANSEWFGSVSCLDDPVLKNLAEKYKKTAAQVVLRWGIERNKVVIPKMSKLERLKENFPTAHNELENEPYMLGKLRMSIFWRILRIVNIIFVMAVLTLKGS; encoded by the exons ATGCAGCTTTGGAATTCGGATCATGGACACGTTGTAGAGGCCTGTAAAGACAGTCTGAAGAAGCTTCGGTTGGATTATCTGGATCTGTACCCTGTTCACTTTCCTGTTGCCACCAAGCATACCG GAGTTGGTAGGACTGGCAGTGCTTTGGATGAGGATGGGGTGCTAGAAATAGACACAACCATATCTTTGGAAACTACCTGGCATGCTAGGGAAGAGCTGGTCTCTATGGGTTTAGTTCGTAGCATTGGAAATAG TAACTATGATATCTTTCTGACGAGAGATTGCTTAGCTTATTCCAAAGTGAAGCCCGCCGTGAATCAGACTGAGACTCACCCATACTTCCAACGTGAATCTCTTGTCAAATTCTGTCAGAAGCATGGCATCTGTGTCACTGCCCACACTCCTCTTGGAGGTGCTGTGGCCAACAGCGAGtggtttggttcagtttcatgTCTAGATGATCCAGTTCTTAAG AATCTGGCTGAGAAATACAAAAAGACTGCTGCCCAAGTTGTTCTAAGGTGGGGCATCGAACGGAACAAAGTTGTCATCCCGAAGATGTCAAAACTTGAGAGATTGAAAGAAAATTTCCCA ACAGCTCataatgaattagagaatgaaccttatatgcttggaaagctacggatgtctattttctggaggattttgcggattgttaatatcatatttgttatggccgttttaacactaaaaggttCCTAA